The following proteins come from a genomic window of Rutidosis leptorrhynchoides isolate AG116_Rl617_1_P2 chromosome 10, CSIRO_AGI_Rlap_v1, whole genome shotgun sequence:
- the LOC139873440 gene encoding polyadenylate-binding protein 2-like, whose protein sequence is MAAQVMQQQQQQQQPQSVNGGGGGGAAVVPQFVPTSLYVGDLEVNVTDSQLYELFNQLGQVVSVRVCRDLSTRRSLGYGYVNYVNPQDASRAIEVLNFTPLNGKAIRIMYSHRDPSVRKSGSGNIYIKNLDKAIDQKALHDTFSTFGNILSCKIATDSNGQSRGYGFVQYESDESAQQAIEKLNGMLLNDKQVYVGPFVRKQEREQAVDKTKFTNVFVKNLSESTTDDDLNKAFSEYGTITSAVVMRDAEGKSRCFGFVNFENADDAAKAVEGLNGQKFDDKEWYVGKAQKKSEREQELKQRFEQSMKEVVDKSQGLNLYIKNLDDTVSDENLRDYFAPFGTITSCKVMRDPNGTSKGSGFVAFSTAEEASRALSEMNGKMIVSKPLYVALAQRKEDRRAKLQAQFAQMRPISMAPAGAPRMPMYPPGGPGLGQQMFFGQAQPTFIPPQPGFGFQQQLVPGMRPGGGPMPNFFMPMVPQGQQGPRPGGRRAGIPGQQNQQQPLPLMQQQMMPRGRVYRYPPGRNVADVSMGGGIGSVPYDMGNGMQLRDTGISQPIPIGALASALANASPTEQRTMLGENLYPLVEQLESEAAAKVTGMLLEMDQTEVLHLLESPDALKAKVAEAMEVLRTVSQQQQQPGSPADQLAALSLNDGIVS, encoded by the exons ATGGCGGCGCAAGttatgcaacaacaacaacaacaacaacaacctcaatcGGTGAACGGTGGTGGTGGAGGCGGTGCTGCCGTTGTTCCGCAGTTTGTTCCGACGTCGTTGTATGTTGGTGATTTGGAGGTTAACGTTACTGATTCACAGCTTTATGAGCTGTTTAATCAATTAGGTCAAGTTGTTTCTGTTCGTGTTTGTAGAGATTTGTCTACCAGACGCTCTCTTGGTTATGGCTATGTCAACTATGTCAACCCTCAAGATG CTTCTAGGGCTATCGAGGTGCTGAACTTCACACCTCTGAATGGAAAGGCGATTAGGATCATGTATTCTCATCGTGATCCCAGTGTGCGCAAAAGTGGCTCTGGAAATATTTACATCAAG AATCTGGATAAAGCCATTGACCAGAAAGCGCTGCATGATACCTTCTCAACATTTGGAAACATTCTATCTTGCAAGATTGCTACTGATTCAAATGGTCAGTCGAGAGGGTACGGTTTTGTGCAGTATGAATCTGATGAATCTGCACAACAAGCTATTGAGAAGCTCAACGGCATGCTTTTGAATGATAAGCAAGTGTACGTGGGTCCTTTCGTACGTAAGCAAGAAAGAGAACAAGCTGTGGACAAGACCAAGTTCACTAATGTCTTTGTTAAGAACCTTTCTGAATCAACAACTGATGATGATTTAAACAAGGCATTTAGTGAATATGGGACAATTACCAGTGCCGTTGTTATGAGGGATGCAGAAGGCAAGTCCAGGTGCTTTGGGTTCgtaaactttgaaaatgctgatgatgcTGCTAAAGCTGTCGAGGGTctcaacggtcaaaagtttgacgataaagagtggtacgttggaaaagctcagaagaaGTCAGAAAGGGAGCAGGAATTGAAACAAcgatttgagcaaagtatgaaagaggttgtggacaaGTCACAAGGGCTGAACTTGTACATCAAGAATTTAGATGATACTGTTTCTGATGAAAATTTGAGGGATTATTTTGCTCCTTTTGGTACTATAACTTCATGCAAG GTCATGCGTGATCCTAATGGGACAAGTAAAGGATCAGGCTTTGTTGCATTCTCGACTGCAGAGGAAGCTTCTAGAGCC CTTTCGGAGATGAATGGAAAGATGATTGTGAGCAAGCCTCTTTATGTAGCACTTGCGCAACGCAAGGAAGATAGAAGGGCTAAGTTGCAG GCACAGTTTGCCCAGATGCGCCCGATTTCGATGGCACCTGCTGGAGCTCCTCGTATGCCGATGTACCCACCTGGCGGTCCCGGTCTTGGTCAACAAATGTTCTTTGGTCAAGCTCAGCCCACCTTCATTCCTCCCCAA CCTGGTTTTGGATTCCAGCAGCAACTTGTTCCGGGCATGCGTCCAGGTGGCGGTCCAATGCCAAACTTTTTCATGCCAATGGTCCCACAAGGTCAGCAGGGCCCACGTCCCGGTGGAAGGCGTGCTGGTATTCCCGGGCAGCAGAATCAGCAACAGCCGCTTCCTCTTATGCAGCAGCAG ATGATGCCTCGTGGGAGAGTGTATCGTTACCCTCCTGGTCGTAATGTCGCTGATGTTTCAATGGGTGGAGGTATTGGTTCGGTTCCTTATGATATGGGGAACGGCATGCAGTTGCGTGATACTGGAATTTCTCAGCCGATTCCAATCGGTGCTTTAGCTTCTGCACTTGCAAATGCTTCTCCCACAGAGCAGAGAACT ATGCTGGGTGAGAATCTGTACCCACTAGTGGAGCAGCTTGAATCTGAAGCAGCTGCAAAGGTGACTGGGATGCTTCTTGAAATGGATCAGACTGAGGTTCTTCACTTGCTTGAGTCCCCAGATGCTCTTAAAGCCAAGGTTGCAGAAGCTATGGAGGTCCTCAGGACCGTCTCTCAGCAGCAGCAACAGCCTGGCAGCCCTGCTGATCAACTTGCTGCCTTGTCTTTGAACGATGGCATCGTTTCTTAA